The Marinicella rhabdoformis region AGGCCAATTCAGTGTGAACCTCGCTTACGATGGTCATCAAATAACCCAAGGTGCTGTTGAATTTAATGCGTTTTATTTTGAAAATGAGATTAGGAAACTGTTAACAAACGACCTGAATGGGCAAATCAACTGGTTACCGAATGAAATGAAACCATCTCAAATTAGCTGGGATTCCTTGTTGGTGGCAGGTATGCCTGTTGATCAATCTCAGGTTTCATTTGAATTTTGGGGTGATGAATTCAGTATCACAGGCCAACCAGAGTGGCCAGTGTTTGATGGCTCCATTCGGATTCAAGATTGGCACATCGGCCAGTTGTTTTCCGATTCAGTTAACATGGAAATTTCGGCTGAAATCATGCCAATTTCTTTGGCATTAGTGACTGAAAAGATGGGTTGGCCACTGATGAAGGGTTCTTTGAGTGGAAAAATTCCTGCTGTAATAAAAAAAGGCCCGGTCATCGAACTCAAGGGTGGACTTGATCTTAATGTATTTGAAGGCAAGATGCGAGTGAATCAATTATCAACTGAACGCCTTTTTGGTGTTGCACCTGTAATTGCGGGTGATGTGGCGTTTGAAACTTTAAATTTAGGTCAATTGACTGAAACATTTGATTTTGGCCGCATCACCGGTTTATTGTCTGGAAAAGTCGATGACCTGCGTATCACCAATTGGAAAGCTGACCGCCTCAAAGCTGAAATTTATACGGTTGAACAAAAAGGCATCAAACAAACCATCAGTCAACAAGCCATCGATCATATATCTTCTCTGGGCGGTATTCAAGGCGCTTTGTCACGCACATTCCTACGCTTCTTTGATGACTTCAAGTACAAGCAAATCAAACTCAGCTGCGTGCTGCAAAATTCAGTCTGCCAAATCGGGGGTATTAACAACACCGCCAAACAATTCACCATAGTTGAAGGTGGTGGTATCCCTAAAATCAACATTGTTGGATTCGTCAGAGAAGTTGATTGGGACACTTTTATCAGTAGGTTATTGAATGCGAATTATGAGGGTTGATTTTAATGGAAAATAAAGAAAAATTGGAGATCAAAGAAAAAACTGAGGTTGTGAATGGGATAAAAATGTTCACATGTATCACTTGGTTTGTAATCCCTTTTATGCTTTTTATGCCATGGTCATACCCTTCTGGTAATAATGGTGGAGCTGTTGTGTGGGTTTCGATGCTTGGTTTCTTGGTTTTTGTGATTTTTCAATTATTTTAGTTATAGAAATACAAAGATACAAACATTCACTTCCATTGGGTGTTAAATGTTTTGGGTATTCTCCGGCAATTTTTAGTGCGATAGTTATTCTTACCCTGATCTTGTCATTCATATGATAATTTTGTTGTGGCTAAAATACGAACAAGTATTAGTACATATGTACATCAGAAGAAAGAATAAGGCTGATTTTTTCATTCTTAGCCTTGCTAAGAAAAAGTGGGATTAACTGCATTAACTCACTTGAAGCACCTTTGAGTTCATCTAAATAAAAAACTTTCACAGTGCGGTTTTTCACTGTGAATTGCATTGTGATGCATTTATAGCAAATAAATTACCAAAAAACCGATGTAGGTGCCCAGTGCACTGCCTAATGATCCAACCAGAATGGCGGGTAATGCCAGTTCTTTTCGGTCAAACGATTCGGCCAAAGTGATTGCAGTTGTGCCACCGCCAATGTTTGCTTGACTGACGATGGCCACCATTTCCCAGTCTCGGTAAAGCAGACCGCCCAATAAGGTTATGATTATCCCATGTAAGAGCACCGCAGTTCCTGTGAATAATATCAAGGTGATGCCTAAGTCTTTGAGCTCGATAACGGCAGCCAGTTCGCAACAGGCGCCAATCACAGCGAGGAATATATAGACCAAATACAAGCCCAGGTTGTGGCTGCCTTTTAAGTTGGCCACAAATTTTGTTTGGGCAAGTAAGATACCCAATGTGGAAATGGTTAAGATTGAAGGGATTTGTGGTATCCATTGTTTGATGATTTCTGAAATGAAATAGGCGCCAACACCTAAGAATAACAACCACATCAATCCATGCAAGTCGATGTACTCATTATCAGGGTCCTTTTGGCCGTCTTTTGAAACTTGAACATACGATGTCAGTTGGCTGCTGGTTCTGCCTTTCCACAATCGATTCAAAAATACAGGCATGGCCAATGTGACCATGATCCATAAGGTGGTCACCACATTATCTACCGCAATCACGCCTGCATATAAGGCGCCTTTTTCTTGAAAACCATATTCCAAAGCTATGGCATTGAAGTTCACACTGCCGCCTGTATAGGTTCCAGTGAGCATACCAGCGATGACGCGTGCGTCTTCTCCAAATACATCAGCGGGTGAAAACGCTGTCCAGGCGATAAGGATTCCCAATGAGGTGGCCAAAGAACCGATCAAAAATAAGCCGATCATTGGTAGGCCGGCTTGTTTTATTGTGCTGATATTGACTTTGAGTAGCAGGTAAAAAATGGCGATGGGTGCCAGGTATTTAAAAATACCACTATATAGCGGAATGCTGTTCGAAGCCGAGGGAATCAAATTCAGGTTGGCAATTATAGCAGTGAATAAAATCACCAAAAGTGCGGCGCCTAATTTTTTGCCAACAGTGGTTTTACTGACATACACTGCCAGAATCACCATCAGACACAATATTGTCAGAACATATATCGGGTCTGTGATAAAACTCATGGTTGTTTTTGTTGCGCTGACTTTCTGGCTTCCGCTTCAACTTCAGTTAAAAACTCAGGTTTAATTCCATTCATTTCCCAGGTGCCCAAAGCAATGGGTATACCACCAATGTCATTCAACTGGTCAAAAAAGGCTTTGAGTTCAAATTCACGGCCCTCGGCTTCATCCAATATGGCTTTTTGTGCCATGGCTTTTTCAAGCAGGTATTTGCCTGTGACGTAACTGGTACCGTATCCCGGTTGACGTAGATACAGATGTTGTTCAAATATCAGTAAATCGGGCTCGGTTTTCATCCAACCTCTGGGGGTGTTGTTCATGTGAATTTCACCGGCCTTTTCCATTGTCATTTCATTGGCATGTGCATACAAAGAGCCCAACCCACGAGCGGCCCTTTGTGCCAACATGATATAGACGATTTCTCTTGATCTTGGGTTGTGGTCGTATAAGCCGGCGTGCATGAATATTTCTTCCACAGCTGTCGCGGTACCCTCGTTGCGGCTGTCAAATATGTTATAGAGCAGGGCGCCTTTGCGAAGGGTTCTGGGGTTTGGATTGTGTTCTATGATGGCCAATTCAAACCAATGGTAAAAATGTGAGTACAGCGGTGTGGGGTCTAAGTGTGAACCGATATAGAAAAAATTTCGTGTCGCTTCAGGTATAAAACTCCCCAGCCTTTTGTCTAGTGCGGGTTTAAAATAGTCTGAGACGGTTACAATGTCTTTATCTTTGAGGAATTTCATGAAATAGGCGGCTGATTTTTTTGCCAGTTCATCATATTCAGCGGCATTTTGAGCAGGCACCAACTGAGGCAGGTTTCTGTTGCGGTGTTCTTCCAGTTTTAAAGACGACCAAGCGCGGTCTAATTCTCTTTGTAATAAGCGCACCTCGTCTTTCCATGTCAATGGCAAAAGGTGAACATGTTGTTGATACCAAGTGTATTGTTCAACTCCCAGTCCTGAAGGGCCTGTTTTTGAGCCACTTTGTTCGGTTAACCATTGGGCAAATGCTGCTGTGGATTGTGTCGCCTCGTTTAATGTGTCCATCAAATCTTGGTTCTTTGTAGCTGAAATTTTATCTTTCAGTTCGGTCAATTCTTTGTGTTGATCTTTGATGTCTCGGATACCGGCCACCCACAGTTCTTTGGCGTTTCCTGTGAGGTTGAGTCGGGCTTGTTTTTGTAATGGGGCGATGCGTGACAAATCAATGTTTAATCGCTGTTGTTCAGCCTCTTTTAAAGGGAAGTCATAGGTCCACAGCTCTGTAACATAATGCGGGGTAGGCCCTTCATGTGCGGGCACGTCACTTTGGTAAGTCCACACCTGCTTGTAAAAAGCGGGGTCTCTGGCCCATGGTTTGAGTACGTTCTCATTGAATTCATAACCGTTGATCTCTGCCAGCATCACGAACCAGTCGATTTGTTGTGGCGTTGTCCAATTTGTTTTGTCTAATGCCAACAGTTGGCTTTTAAACTGTTGCCATTGCGGCCTGCGTTTTTCAAAGGTTTGTTGGCGGTAGTCAGGTGCGGATTCATGTAATGGGGCAGTTTCAAATGCGCGCCATTGTGTAAATAATGTTTCTAACTCGTTGAATTCAGAAGCAGATTGCGCACCAAATGTCACCATCATCAGGATCAGTGTCATTAATTTTGTCTTCACATTTAACCTCGGTGGATGTTCATTCAGTCAACAATATAACAGTGATATCAATAGTTCGTCTAATCATTTATTCTCAGTGAATGAGCAGATTACAGCAGAAGACCACAAAGCGTGGATATGTCTTTGCCGGTGGTGGCATGGGACATTGATGTGATTTTCACGCACTATGTGTAAAATTTAGCGCAATAATAATTAAGGAAATGTCACGGTGGGTAGGTTTTCTATAAAAAAACAGTTGTTGGGTTTGTTGACATGGTTTGTTTTGTGTTTTGCAGCCTCTTTCGTTGGCGCGATGGCGACATTCAATGCAGCTGACACGTATAGTCAATTAACGCAGCCTAGCTGGGCGCCACCTGGATGGCTTTTTGGGCCTGTCTGGACGGCGCTTTATGCCTTAATGGCTGTTTCAGTTTGGTTGGTCTGGCGGCAAACAGCATCAAAACCTCAGCGCCTGGCATTGGTATCTTTCTTGATTCAGCTGGTGCTTAATGGATTATGGAGCTGGTTGTTCTTTGCGTGGTCATTGGGTTTGGGTCCGGTCATTAATATTGTTTTGTTATGGATCGCCATAGCGGTCAATATCGTCTTATTTTGGCGGGTTAATCGAGTCGCGGCTGTGTTGATGCTGCCTTATATATTGTGGGTTACTTTCGCAACCGTGCTCAACTTCGCCATGTGGCAGCTGAATACAGAGTTGTTTTATTAATTTGGTAAAGCCAGATATTGTTGAGAATATGAAAGCTTTATCCCTTACCGATAATTTAATCTTTTCACAGTTAAACTGTGCTTTTTAAGGTTTAGAAAAAACATGCACATGAAATACGTTCTCCTTTGTGTCTTTCACATATTTATTATGGTGTCCAGCGCAACAGCTCAAAACAACATACCTGAACTAAACAAAATAGTGGTCAGCGGCAAAGTGCCAGGGCCCGATTTGTGGAAAGTCACTCATGGGGATAATACTCTGTGGATTTTGGGTACATTATCGCCTTTGCCTAAAAGAATAGACTGGAATTCAATACCGGTTGAACAAGTGATTAAAAAATCTCAAGCTTTTATGAACATGCCGTCATTTTATTTTGACCTTGATGAAGTGGGGTTTTTCGGCAAAATATCATTGGCGACTTCTGCAATTGGCATCAAGAAAAACCCAGAAAAACAAAAGCTCAAAGACATCTTGCCTGCTGAGGTTTATGCGCGTTGGTTGAGTTTAAAGCATCAATACATTGGCAAAAGCCGAAGCATTGAAAAAACCAGACCCATTTTTGCTGTATATAAGTTGCTAGAAAAAGCGCTGAAAGAAAATGGATTAACGTCAAGAACCAAAGTCGTCAAAAAACTCAGAAAAGTGGCCAAGAAGCATCGGCTTGAGGTCATTGAACCCAAAATTAAAGTTGATTTCAAGGAGCCAAAATCCATGGTTAAAAAATTCAAAAAAACAGCCATTAATGACCTTGAATGTTTTATAAAAACGTTAGATCGTGTTGAACACGACTTGGACAACATGTCTGTCAGGGCAAACGCCTGGTCATTGGGTGAAGTTGATGTCATAAAATCTTTGCCTTATGTGGATGAAGGGCAAGCTTGTTCATCCACATTTTTAAACAGTGACTTGGCTCAAGAGGTTGGGTTATTTGATATAAGGTCTCGACTGAGGAAAGTTTGGATAGAGGCTATTGATGACGCATTGAGTTCAAACCGTTCAACCTTTGCAGTTTGGCCGATTACTCAGTTACTTAGCGATGAAAGTATCTTGAATGACTTGGCAGCAAAAGGATACCTTATTAAATCACCGCACTAACCCGTGTTTGATAAATCAAGAATTTGGTACTTTAATTTTATTCTCAGCAGTATTCAGGCAGCAGGGTAATGGTTGATTGGTGTGAGTTGATGGTGAGTTGTGGTTTTTAATCATTGATTGTCATATTTAGAGGCATTAGAATCAATTTCACTTACACATGCTTGATTGTTATGAAACCTGTTCCCGTGATCATTGTTTTGGTCCTCATTATTTTTATCTATAAGCATTCATATGAGGATGAATCATACGAACCAAAAGCACTTTCTTCAGAAATACAAGTGGTGGATAATTCCGGTCGTTGGTTTGAATGGAAGACCATTCGAGGTGTGGTTTATGACCTGGTTCAAAACAGGGCATTTAAAGAATTAGAAAGGTTGGTTAATGAAGTAAGGACCCATCATTATAAGTTTTATAATACCGATGCAGTTTTATTCGAACTGTACAATGTGATTGTAATTGACTTTCCGGATTATCCAGCCATACATGCGTTTATTGGTGAATGGCGCGAATTTGATCCTCAATCTAATATACCAGATATTTTAGAGGCCAGAGCCTACCGTGCCAAAGCTGGAGATTTGCGTGGTAATGGATATGCATCATTGACATCTGAAGAGCAGTTTAAGGGATTTGCAAAGTATTTAAAATTGGCACAGACTTCAGCTAATAAAGCTGAGCAAAAAGGGCCAATGGATGCCGAGTTGTGTAGGGAGCAGATTGGCTTGGCATTTGCTTCCTTAAAAGACAAGCCATTGGCGTTATCGTACTTCAACAAATGTATGGAAATAGATCCAGGTTATGTCCATACTTTTTATACCATGCGTAAATTCATGCAGCGAATCTGGTATGGATCAGACAGCGAGTTGCAAAAATTTATCGAACAAGCAGCAACAGATACGCAAGCTATTTATGGAGAGGGTATGTATGCCATTTTGGTGGCAGCACATACCTTTAATACGCGAAAGATATTCGTTAATAATGGAGGTCCTTATTCATGGAAAAGGGCCAAATCTGGTTTTCAACACCTGTTACAAAAATTTGGACCGTCAACATTCGTTTGGCATAAATACGGTTATTGTGCGATGTTGGCAGAAGACTACGATGCTTTTGGTGTTGTGTTAGAGGCTATTGGTACATCTTGGGATAATGACAAGCAAACTTACTTTAAAAAGCAGCCGTGGTTTAATTATCACCTCAGGCGTTGGCGAGAATATAACCAATAAAATGGCAAAAGCTTTCTGGACACAGTAATAATAGCTCAAATCATTCAGCACAAGTTCACGACCTTCATTTATAATTTGATTCTTTGAACTGATAGGGGTCAACATGAAAAAATGGTACCGTAGCTTATTTATATTTTCATTCGTCTTCGTCGCAGCATGTGTGACAATCAATGTATATTTCCCTGCTGCTGAAGTAGAGTCTGCTGCTGAAAAAGTGGTGAAGGACATTTTGGGTGATGAGAATGAAGCACCTGCCAGTGATGAGCAAGGCAGTTTGATGCCTGATATGTTGATGATTGTGACCGCTGTCAATCCCATCAATTGGTTTATTGGAACGGCACATGCACAGGCAGAAGCAGATATTGATGTATCATCACCAGCGATCAATGCGCTGACTGCTCGGATTAAAGGTCGATACGAATCATCATTGAAATCATTTTTAGATAACCAAACCATTGGATTCACCAACCAAGGTTTTGTAGAGGTTGTGGATGATGCTTCTTTGGGTTTGAAAGACCGTCAAGTGGCAAAAAAATTAGTCGCAGATGAAAATCGTGACCGACAAGCATTGTATCGTGAGGTGGCTGTGGCTAATGACCATCCAGAATGGGAAGATAAAATTCAAAAAGCCTTTGTAAAACAATGGACCGCCCAAGCCAAAAAAGGCTGGAAATACCAGAATCAAGATGGCCAGTGGGTCGTTAAATAAGCCAGTAAAAAGCCGTAAATTAAGAGTAAAAACATGAGTCGATCAAGGAAAGCGAAGAAACTGCCTCAAGAACCCATTGAATTAGTGATTGAAGATTTAAGTCATGATGGGCGAGGTATAGCTAAATGGAATGAAAAAGTGGTGTTTGTTCAAAATGCACTACCAGGTGAAACGGTGACGGCTAAATTGAGCAAAATGAACCGCAAGTACAACGAAGCCATGATGCAAGAAGTACTTGTTGCATCGGATGACCGTGTTGACCCTAAGTGTGAATATTACGAGATGTGTAATGGTTGCACCATGATGCATTTGGCAGAAGAAAAACAAATTGATTTCAAGTTCAATGCGTTGAAAAGTAACTTTTATAAAATGGCCAAAGCAGAGCCTAAAGAGTGGATTGAGCCGTTAACAGATGACCATTGGGCTTACAGGCGCCGCGCGCGATTAAGTGTTAAGTGGGTGAAAGCCAGAGAAGCTGTTTTGGTTGGTTTTCGTGAGAAAAATGGTCGATTCGTTGCTAAGATGGACTTTTGCGAGGTGTTAGAGAAACCTTTGGCGGATTTGATTCAGCCATTGGCCGAACTTTTTGCTCAAATGGACATCAAAGCCTTTATTCCACAAATTGAATGTTCTTTGGGCGATGATGAGTTGTCAATCATCATCAGGCACATGAGGCCATTAACTGACCCTGATTTTGAGTTATTGAAAGCTTTTGGTGAAGAAAAAGGATTGATGTTTTTCTTACAATCTAAAGGACCGGACACAGTCAAACCATTGGTGCCTTATGGTGACAGGCAGTTGGCCTTTTCATTGCCCCATTATGGTTTAAATTACCATTTTCTGCCGAATGATTTTATTCAAGTCAATCGCAAGATGAATGAAAAAATGATCAAGCAGGCTCTGGCTGCAATGGATCTAGAAGCGAACGATGTGGTATTGGATTTGTTTTGTGGTTTGGGTAATTTTACTTTGCCGATGGCGCAAACGGCGGCTCAAGTGGTTGGTGTTGAGGGTGATGAACGATTGGTGGAGCGTGCCAGGCACAATGCCGAATTGAATGGATTGTCGGTGGATTTTCATTGTGCTGACTTGACCAAAGACCACAGTAACAGTGCATGGTTTAATTCACCTTATAACAAAGTTTTGATTGATCCACCCAGAAGCGGTGCATGGGAAATATTGCCTTTGATTGCTGCTACAAAAGCAAAAACCTTGGTTTATGTCTCTTGTCATCCAGCCAGTTTGGCGCGTGATACGGACCGATTGGTAAATGAATTGGGTTTTACACTTGAAAAAGCGGGTGTGATGGACATGTTTCCTCATACTTCTCATGTAGAATCTATGGCCATATTTTCGCGACCATAAGGAATCATGTTATCATGTTAAGGTTGATTTTAATTGGAAATATATCATGACATTATTGGCTGTCATCATAGCTTTTGCACTCTTTCATTGGGTGAATAAACCTGAGTGGATGACCTCGTTTGTTGTGGTGACTGATTTTAATGGGTTGTTAAAAGAAAAATTGGGTATAGAAGCAGGCCAAGCACGCTTTGTTGCTGTTTTATTGGTGCCTTTGATTCTTTTAGGTTTGTTGATAGATGTTTTTAATGTTTCAGCTTTCCATAATGGACACCATGTCGGTCATTTGGTAATTCATGTGCTGATTTTATTTTATTGTTTGGGTCCAAAGCCCATGGAAACCGCGATTGAAAACGGTGAGCTGTTAAAACAAATGTCTTTGACTGAGGCGTCAAACCATAAATCAATCATCAATGGCATGACTGATGCGGCATTACACCGATGGTTTGGTGTTTTTATATGGTACTTGATCATTGGTCTATGGGGTGCAGTTTTGTATCGTGTCGCACAGCAACTGAATGAAGCTGATTTAAGTGATGAAGTGATGAAATCATGGGCATCTAAACTGATGGATATATTGGACTTTCCTGCGGCTTTATTGATGACTGTGGCGCTGGCTGTAGCTTCTGATTTTGAAAAAGTTTGGTCAAAATGTAAACCATTGATAAATACTGAAACCATAACTGAATTAAACTGTCAGTTTTTATATGATGCCATGTACCATACTGTGGAACACGGTGAAATTGAAGTGTCAACTGATGAAAGTGACGCTGTTAAAAATGATGAAAATCAAAGTAATGCCCATCAAGTAATCACAACCACGATGGCTGTATTGAAGCGCATGTTGGTGGCTTGTTTGGTGTTTGTCGCATTGTTGGTAATTTTTTCTGCGAGGTAATTTATGAGAAAGGGTATAGTGTTAAGTTTGCTGATGTCGAGTTTGATGATCAGTACAGGAATGGCTGGGAAGTTGTATAAGTGGGTTGATGAGGATGGCAATGTAACTTACAGTGACAAAGTGCCGCCTGAGCAAAATAAGTTGGCTCGTGAAGAGTTGAATGACCAAGGTGTTGTCAAAGAAAAAACCAATCGTGATTTAACACCTGAAGAAAAAAAGGCGAAAGCTGCCGAATTGAAAAAAGCACGTGAATTGGCGGAACAACAGCGTTTAGAAGCGATTCGTTTAGAAAAAGAACGGAATGCCATTTTGAAGTCTTATACCAGTGAAGATCAAATCATCAGACTTAAAGGAGAGCGCTTGGATTCGTTATATCGAAACATCGAAATGGCTGAAGATAATTTGGTTATTCAACAAAGGAACCATGAAGATTTATTAAAAAGAGCAGCTGATCGAGAACGTAATGGTCAAACAGTGTCAAAAGTTTTCTTGGATCAAATTGAAAAAATCAAAGGTCAAATTGAATACCAAAAACAATTCATTATTGATAAAAAAGCTGAAGTAGAAACGACGACCATCAAATATGATAATGAGCTGGCAAAATTTAAGAAATATACTGGTGTCGAAGAGAATGAATCTTCAGAGTAACTTCTGAGTATGACATCTGTCAAGCCGCCTACAAAGGCGGCTTTTTTGTGTCAAAATCATGCCAAATGTCTGCTTATATGGGGTTACAATAGCTGCATTATTTTTTAAAGTTATTTGGGACACCACACCATGAGTAAGAAACTAAACCCTTTAGATTTATTTGACATCAATGCATTGCTTGGAGAAGAAGAGCAAATGGTTCAGCAGTCAGTTGGGCGCTGGGTTGATGAACGTGTTTTACCAGTCATAGGCGAAGCCTTTGATAACCATGAATTCCCTATGGACTTGATTCCAGAGATGGCCGACTTGGGGCTGTTTGGTAGCAGCATTCAGGGTTATGACTGTGCTGGCTTGAGTTACACCTCTTATGGTTTGATTTGTCAGGAGCTGGAGCGAGGGGATTCTGGTTTAAGGAGTTTTGCTTCGGTACAGAGCTCTTTGTGTATGTTTCCAATTTATGCTTTCGGTAGTGAAGAGCAGAAACAAAAGTGGTTGCCTCCCATGTCACGTGGTGAAGTGATTGGTTGTTTTGGGTTGACAGAACCACATGCGGGTTCAGACCCAGCATCAATGAAAACACACGCCAAAAAAGATGGTGATGACTGGATCATTAACGGTTCTAAAATGTGGATTACCAATGGTTCGATTGCCGATTTGGCCATTGTTTGGGCGCAAACTGATGAAGGTATTCAAGGCTTTTTAATTGAAAAAGGCATGAAAGGGTTTGATACAGAATTAATCAAACGCAAAATGTCGTTGCGAGCTTCTGTCACATCGGCCTTGTTTTTTGATAATGTACGAGTACCTGATGCTAACAGGTTGCCGAATGTTAAAGGTTTGAAAGGTCCTTTGAGTTGTTTGTCTAATGCCCGTTATGGTATTTCTTGGGGTCCAATAGGTTCAGCTCAAGCGTGTTTGCAAGAGGTGATTGATTATACAGAAGAGCGCGTGTTGTTTGGCCGTTCATTGAATGAAAATCAAATCATTCAACAAAAGTTGGCAGACATGTCTCGCCGCATCACCACAGCACAATTATTGGCCTTGCGATTGTCACAATTAAAAGAGTCTGACGATTTGCATCCCACACAAATTTCTATGGCCAAATGGAACAACGTACGCATGGCCATAGACATTGCCCGTGAGTGTCGCGATATGTTAGGTGGTGCAGGTATTACAACTGAACATGTGGCCATTAGGCATATGTTGAATTTAGAAAGTGTGATCACATACGAAGGTACTGAAACCATCCATCAGTTGGTGGTGGGCAGAGAGTTGACTGGCAAAAACGCTTTTTAAGGGACTTGTCATGTCACAACAAAAATCTAAGGTCATCAACCGTGCTGAGGTTGTTGACCAAAACTTTATTGAATTTGTTAAAAGCCACCAAGCAGAAGAAACCAAGCAGTCACTAGAACAGCAGGGATTAAATGAAGGTGTGGTCTTAGATATATTTGAGTCTCAAGTGCGTTCGCGACAATTGGACTTGATGGCCCGTATCTTGAAATTACAAAACAAAGTTTTTTATACCATTGGCTCCTCAGGTCATGAGGGTAATGCCATGTTAGGGAAATTGCTGCGCCATACGGACCCAGCATTTTTACATTACCGTTCTGGCGGTTTGATGATGGAACGGTCTAGGCACATTGAGGGCATAGATCCAATTTGGGATACCTGTTTATCCTTTGCGGCGGCAGAGAGCGATCCGGCATCTGGAGGGCGCCATAAAGTTTGGGGCTCTAAACCTTTATGGGTCTTACCACAAACTTCTACCATCGCTTCACATTTGCCCAAAGCGTTGGGTTGTGCACTAGGTATTGAATTAGCCCAACGTTCTGAAGCGGACATACCTGTTCCTGAAGACAGCATCGTTTTGTGTAATTTTGGTGATGCCAGCTCAAATCATTCGACAGCACAGGGTGCTTTTAATGCGGCATCTTGGGCATCGTTTCAAGGGTTGAAAGTGCCGGTCTTATTTGTTTGTGAAGACAATGGGATTGGCATCTCAGTTAAAACGCCAAGCAACTGGGTTAAATCCAATTTCAAACACCGCCCAGGCATGCAGTATTTTGAAGCCGATGGTTTGGATATGGAAACCGGTTATCAACAAATCAAACGTGCGGTGGATTTTTGTCGCCAAGAACGCAAGCCCGTGTTTTTGCACCTGAAAACAACCAGATTAATGGGGCATGCGGGAACGGATTTTGAAGTTGATTACCGTAAACTGAAAGATTTAGAGGCAGCTGAAGCTGAGGATCCATTGTTGCGGTCTGCTGCCACTGTAATCAATCACGGTTTGATGACAGCTGAGCAAGTACTGGATATGTATCACAAGATACACAAAGAATGTTTGGATAAAGCGGAATTGGCGCACAAGAAAACAAAAATCAGTGACCTAAAACAGGTGATGGAACCACTGGCACCCTATGATGAAGAAGCAGTCAATAAAGAGGCTGCAAGAACAGTTGAGTCAGATAAGCGGTTACAGCTGTTTGGCAATGAAAAAATATTGCCAGAGAATCAGGCTCCGAAACACATGGCGATTCAAATCAATAAAGGCTTACATGATTTGATGTTGAAGTACCCAGAACTGATTATGTTTGGGGAAGATGTGGCACAGAAAGGCGGTGTTTATACGATCACTAAGAAGTTGTTTCAGCACTTTTCGGCTAAACGTGTGTTCAATACACTATTGGATGAACAAACCATCCTTGGCTTGGCACAAGGCTACAGTTATATGGGGATGCTGCCTGTGCCTGAAATTCAGTATTTGGCTTACTTTCATAACGCTTGTGATCAAATACGCGGTGAAGCGGCCAGTTTACAGTTTTTCTCCAATGGCCAATATGCCAATCCTATGGTAGTGAGGATTGCGGGTTTGGGTTATCAAAAAGGTTTTGGTGGTCACTTCCATAATGATAAT contains the following coding sequences:
- a CDS encoding DUF819 domain-containing protein, with protein sequence MSFITDPIYVLTILCLMVILAVYVSKTTVGKKLGAALLVILFTAIIANLNLIPSASNSIPLYSGIFKYLAPIAIFYLLLKVNISTIKQAGLPMIGLFLIGSLATSLGILIAWTAFSPADVFGEDARVIAGMLTGTYTGGSVNFNAIALEYGFQEKGALYAGVIAVDNVVTTLWIMVTLAMPVFLNRLWKGRTSSQLTSYVQVSKDGQKDPDNEYIDLHGLMWLLFLGVGAYFISEIIKQWIPQIPSILTISTLGILLAQTKFVANLKGSHNLGLYLVYIFLAVIGACCELAAVIELKDLGITLILFTGTAVLLHGIIITLLGGLLYRDWEMVAIVSQANIGGGTTAITLAESFDRKELALPAILVGSLGSALGTYIGFLVIYLL
- a CDS encoding tryptophan-rich sensory protein, giving the protein MGRFSIKKQLLGLLTWFVLCFAASFVGAMATFNAADTYSQLTQPSWAPPGWLFGPVWTALYALMAVSVWLVWRQTASKPQRLALVSFLIQLVLNGLWSWLFFAWSLGLGPVINIVLLWIAIAVNIVLFWRVNRVAAVLMLPYILWVTFATVLNFAMWQLNTELFY
- a CDS encoding TraB/GumN family protein; translation: MVSSATAQNNIPELNKIVVSGKVPGPDLWKVTHGDNTLWILGTLSPLPKRIDWNSIPVEQVIKKSQAFMNMPSFYFDLDEVGFFGKISLATSAIGIKKNPEKQKLKDILPAEVYARWLSLKHQYIGKSRSIEKTRPIFAVYKLLEKALKENGLTSRTKVVKKLRKVAKKHRLEVIEPKIKVDFKEPKSMVKKFKKTAINDLECFIKTLDRVEHDLDNMSVRANAWSLGEVDVIKSLPYVDEGQACSSTFLNSDLAQEVGLFDIRSRLRKVWIEAIDDALSSNRSTFAVWPITQLLSDESILNDLAAKGYLIKSPH
- a CDS encoding DUF4034 domain-containing protein, with the translated sequence MKPVPVIIVLVLIIFIYKHSYEDESYEPKALSSEIQVVDNSGRWFEWKTIRGVVYDLVQNRAFKELERLVNEVRTHHYKFYNTDAVLFELYNVIVIDFPDYPAIHAFIGEWREFDPQSNIPDILEARAYRAKAGDLRGNGYASLTSEEQFKGFAKYLKLAQTSANKAEQKGPMDAELCREQIGLAFASLKDKPLALSYFNKCMEIDPGYVHTFYTMRKFMQRIWYGSDSELQKFIEQAATDTQAIYGEGMYAILVAAHTFNTRKIFVNNGGPYSWKRAKSGFQHLLQKFGPSTFVWHKYGYCAMLAEDYDAFGVVLEAIGTSWDNDKQTYFKKQPWFNYHLRRWREYNQ
- a CDS encoding YdbL family protein encodes the protein MKKWYRSLFIFSFVFVAACVTINVYFPAAEVESAAEKVVKDILGDENEAPASDEQGSLMPDMLMIVTAVNPINWFIGTAHAQAEADIDVSSPAINALTARIKGRYESSLKSFLDNQTIGFTNQGFVEVVDDASLGLKDRQVAKKLVADENRDRQALYREVAVANDHPEWEDKIQKAFVKQWTAQAKKGWKYQNQDGQWVVK
- the rlmD gene encoding 23S rRNA (uracil(1939)-C(5))-methyltransferase RlmD; this encodes MSRSRKAKKLPQEPIELVIEDLSHDGRGIAKWNEKVVFVQNALPGETVTAKLSKMNRKYNEAMMQEVLVASDDRVDPKCEYYEMCNGCTMMHLAEEKQIDFKFNALKSNFYKMAKAEPKEWIEPLTDDHWAYRRRARLSVKWVKAREAVLVGFREKNGRFVAKMDFCEVLEKPLADLIQPLAELFAQMDIKAFIPQIECSLGDDELSIIIRHMRPLTDPDFELLKAFGEEKGLMFFLQSKGPDTVKPLVPYGDRQLAFSLPHYGLNYHFLPNDFIQVNRKMNEKMIKQALAAMDLEANDVVLDLFCGLGNFTLPMAQTAAQVVGVEGDERLVERARHNAELNGLSVDFHCADLTKDHSNSAWFNSPYNKVLIDPPRSGAWEILPLIAATKAKTLVYVSCHPASLARDTDRLVNELGFTLEKAGVMDMFPHTSHVESMAIFSRP